Sequence from the Bacillus sp. es.036 genome:
CCGATAGCAAGAATCCATAAAGTGTTATCTTTTCTTACAACAAGGCCGGACACATTTTTTGTATCTACGTTTTGAAATGACATTTTGTAGTCATTTTCCCCAAGCGGTTCTAAGTTCTGCTTAATCGCAACAAAAGCAACTTCCCCATCTGGATGCTCAGGAGAAACCATATTCAAGATAAACGCAGGATTATTTGGAACTTTCGATTTAGTCGTTGGTTCCCCTTTATCATTAAACTCGAAATCCGGAAAATAATCCATCACTTCAACGCGATACCCATTATCAAGATCATATGATTTATCAGGATTATATAAATTAATTGTAAGATCTCCAACAGATTCATCAGTGTCTTTATTATCCATTGTAAATGACATCGTTTGTAGTTCATTCAACTTATAATCTACTTGATAAATCGCATAACCATCAAACTTAAGCGGTTTATTTACTTGAATAGGATGCTCCTTCACTTTCTCGAGTTCAGGATCAGTTCCCGCGACTCTTTCACCAACTTGCTTATATAAAACAGCGTCAGTTTGATAGTTTTTCGCAACCGCTGCTTGTCCCGATTCTTCAATCGCATTTTTGAATTTTTCATCGTTATTGTCATACGTTTCTAATATAAATCCGTCGCTTTGTAAATAATAAGCTTCTTCGGTACCTTTTATTTTTTCTGTTTCACCTTCTCTTAACCAGAGAACTTCATCAACATACATTCCTGGAAAAAAGCGAAGCATGCCACCGATCAGAAATAGTATAAGTCCAATATGATTCACATATGGTCCCCATCTTGAAAAACGATTTTTCTCGGCGAATAGGTGACCTTCTTCTTCTTTTACTTTATACCTCTTCTTTTCTAAAGCTTCTTTAATGCCCTGCAAGTCTGGCGTATTTTCATTGACTTCTGTTACACCAAAGTATTTCTGACGTTTCATAAAGCTCTCATGGCGAATAACACGCTGTTTTTTTAGGGAGCGATATAACGGAACAAAGCGATCAAGACTGGCAACGATTAAAGATAGTCCAAGTGCTGCAATTAAGAGCATGTACCACCAGGAACCGTATAAATTATGAAAACCTAGGTCATAATAGAGTTGACCAAGTACGCCATATTGTTCTTTGTAGTAAACTGTCGGATCTGACAGCGGCGGTATGTACATTTCTTGAGGGAAAATTGTGCCTATTGCGGAAGCGACAAGTAGTAAAATAATGATCCAAATTCCTACCTTAACGGATGAAAAGAAATTCCAGATCTTATCAATAATCGTTGTTTTATACGTTTGTGACCTCCGTGCACTTCCTTCATATCTCATATTAAGTAGTTGCTTAGAATCTAAATCACCTTTAA
This genomic interval carries:
- the resB gene encoding cytochrome c biogenesis protein ResB produces the protein MSNKNITCECGHVNPYGTEICEVCGKPLKGDLDSKQLLNMRYEGSARRSQTYKTTIIDKIWNFFSSVKVGIWIIILLLVASAIGTIFPQEMYIPPLSDPTVYYKEQYGVLGQLYYDLGFHNLYGSWWYMLLIAALGLSLIVASLDRFVPLYRSLKKQRVIRHESFMKRQKYFGVTEVNENTPDLQGIKEALEKKRYKVKEEEGHLFAEKNRFSRWGPYVNHIGLILFLIGGMLRFFPGMYVDEVLWLREGETEKIKGTEEAYYLQSDGFILETYDNNDEKFKNAIEESGQAAVAKNYQTDAVLYKQVGERVAGTDPELEKVKEHPIQVNKPLKFDGYAIYQVDYKLNELQTMSFTMDNKDTDESVGDLTINLYNPDKSYDLDNGYRVEVMDYFPDFEFNDKGEPTTKSKVPNNPAFILNMVSPEHPDGEVAFVAIKQNLEPLGENDYKMSFQNVDTKNVSGLVVRKDNTLWILAIGGAIFMIGVIQGMYWNHRRIWVRRTDKDIWLSSHTNKNWYGLKRELESISTQTGLQMPIDQAEQKK